AAACACGGTTTCATCGGCAAGCGTCTCAGAATGAATGCCGAACAGCTGCGCCATGGCAGGTGCAAAAATCACCAGGAACGCCGTAAAGAACACTCCTTCCTTGAGAAGCGCCCAATTGACAAACTTCATGGTCTGCAAAATGCCCTTGCCGTTCCGTTCGCCGCGGTATATATTGATGAGCGGTTCTGCCGCAAGCCAGATTCCGTTGAATATGACACTCACCTCAACGATTTCGTACACAATAGAAAGTACAGTCAACTTTTCTACAGCGAAGTGTTCCACAAAGTAGAAGTTCAACAAGGCGGTCAACAAAGAAAAATAAAGATACTCGCAGGCCTCCGCCATGCTTAAGCGGAATGTGCGTCCCACGTCAGCAATCTTGAAATGCCATACAAAGCGAAGGCTGTTGTTCTTCCTGAAAAAATGCAGGCAAAGTACCGCGATACTGAGCACAATCGAAAGCAAGGTACCAAGCGCAATTCCCGACATGCCCATGCGTGTGCAGAACAAGCAAGAAAGCACTACGTTTCCTACAAGAAGCACGGCATACGATGCATTGCAAATTCTGGTATCGCCATCGGCAAAAATCATCTCTTGCAAAACGTTGCAGAGCGGCATGAAAAATGCGATTCCTAGGAACCAGACATAAAATTCGTCGACATACTGCAGCAGTTCCGGATCCACGTGCATAAAATGGAACATGAATCCCTTTCCAAAAGTAAAGAGAACCACCATCAATATTCCGACCGCAAACGCCAACAGAACGCTCTGTCCAAAGAACCTGTTTGCGCGATCCCGGTCCATACGGCCAAGTTCTATAGAATAGCAAGCGAGGCTCCCCACGGCCACAAGCGCATTCAAGAAAAAGATAAACGAAAACAGGGGCGAAAAAAACGAAATGGAGGCAAGCGCCTTTTCACCAAGAAACTGGGCCGCTATAATTTTATCAATAAAAACGTTCGCGATTTCGGCACATACCGAAATCGATGCCGTCAGGAGCATGGCGCGAAACCGCTGCCCGGAGAATGTCTTTTTGATAAGCATCCATCCCTAATTTAAAAAAAAATGGGCAAATTCCAAAAATAAACACGCGATGTTGCGCCCTTGAAACAACGGGCGTTTCTTTTTGCACCCAATGTCATGCCGGGCTCTCCTTTTCGTACCCAATAAGGCACTTTCCACCTCCACAGCAAAAACATCTGCGAAATTGGCACGCCTTTTGCTATTAGGTGGGTGTAAACAAAAAAAGGGTGCCAAGCCGAGGCAAACCGCCAAAGATTGGACCCACATCCAAAGAGGTTAAAATTATGACACAGTTTATTCCGAGCACTTTCTACGGTATCCAGAACTTCCTTGACAACTTGAACGCCTGCAACGCCCAGAACGAATGCAGCTACACGCCCAAGGCCGACTACTATGAAGTCGACAACGGCTTCATGCTTGAAGTGGAACTCCCGGGCGTTAAAAAGGAAGACTTGGACATCCAGGTCGAAAAGAACATCATCACCGTCAAGGCAACGCGTAACCGCAAGGAAAGCAAGTTCACTTACGAGCGCAGCTTCCGCCTGGCCGACGATATCGACACCGAAAACATCAAGGTATCCCTTGAAAACGGCGTCTTGTCGTTCGCCTTGTCAAAAAAGCAGACCGCAGCCGCCCGTAAATTGACGATTGACTAAGCCTAAAAATCCCTCAAAAATACGCGATTTTGCCCCCTAAAAAGGGCAAAAATCGTGTAAAAATTTCTCTTTTTCATCATGCTCCTTCCCCAAAAAGGCCCCGAAAGGGGTCTTTTTGTGTAAATTTTTAGTTATGGACAGTTTGTCAACGAGCCCCAGTAATTTTTCCGGAACAAATCACCCCAAGGAATATATTTTTGGGGTAGAGGGCTAAAGAGTGTTTTGGGCCCAAAAAGGAGTAAGTATGGGAAAGCATTTCTCAACGCTGTTATCGACAGCACTTGTTGCCGCATTGTGCGGCACCGCATCTGCATATACATTGAACGGAACTGTCACCGGTAAAGACGGCAAGGCAATCCAGGGAGCGGACGTAAAGCTCATCAAGAGAAACAAGTCCACCAAGACCGACGAACAAGGTAAATTCACCTTCCAGGAACAGACAATCGGTCTTGCCCAGGCTCGCAGCGCCGGCGGATTCAGCGTCACCAATGGCGTCTTGAACTTCACCCAGAACGGCAGCAATCCGGTTCAGGTCAAGATTTTTGACATGGTCGGCAACCAGGTCTTCGCACAGACCTTCCAGGGTTCCGGTTCCGTGGACCTGAATTCCGTCATTGAAGCCCAGGGCACCTATCTCGCCCGCGTCAAGCTCGGTTCTGCACAAGAAACGATCCGCTTCAACGCTTCGGGTAGCTTCTCGGGTTCTGCAATGCAGAAGCACCAGGCTCTCGCAAGACTTTCCAACGATCAAGACACCTTGATGGTCGCTTTCGAAGGCTATGACACCCTGAAGTCATTCCTCCCGAACCTCGATACGACCGTGAGCATCAAGCTTAATGAAGTCTCTTCTGAACCGACATTCAAGTTCGGTTACGCAATGAAGAACACCCCGACCCCGAGTAAGGGCTGCGGCACGACTTCCAAGCTGCAAAAGACCAAGAGTGTCGAAAACGGCGACCGTTTCGAAATGAGAGTCGGCAGCGACAACCGCGAATACTTCATCACGCTACCGAAGAACTACGACAACAAGAAACCTTACAAGTTGCTCTTTGCCATGCACTGCATGGGCTCTAACGCCGAAGACTTCGTCCACCACTATGCGGACCAGGACCATCCGTCTCCGTACTACGGCCAGCAGAAACTGGATACCGAAGGCAACTACATCTTCGTTTCTCCGCGTGGCGATACCGACGGTATGCCGTGGAGCGTATCTAGCGACAAGGACCACAAGTTCATCGACCAGTTGCTTACGACTCTCGAAGAAAACTACTGCATTGACACCAGCCGCGTGTTCATGACGGGCTTCAGCTTCGGCGCCATGGTCACGAACTCCATGGCCCAGGACATGCAAGACCGCCTGCGCGCAGTCGCTGTCTATGCAACCGCCGACTACAACATCTACTTGCCGAAGAACAAGGGCTTGCCCATCGCCTGGATGGCAGTCCACGGCAAGAATGACGGCACCTGCCAGTACAACCGCGCTCGTGACAGTGCTCTCAAGCGCATCCTCAAGAACAACGGTAAGGCCGATGCAGATGGCAACTTCACCGATGCCAGCGCTGAAAAGCCGAAGGAAGTCGGTGGCAGCGGACACCTCTGCTATGATTTCACAACCGTCGACGAACGCTTCCCGGTCAAGTTCTGCAGCTGGAATGGTCAGCACCAGTGGACCGCCTACGACAACGGCAACTGGCAGAACACCTGGGTGCCCGAAGAAGTCCACAAGTTCTTCGAACAGTTCTAAAATTTCCTACACACACACTCCAACCTCAAGGGCGTACCATCAACGGTACGCCCTTTTGTTGTAGTTTTCGGTAAAAAACATTTTGTAGATAAATCGTCCATAAGCACGGTACATTTCTATGTAACATTCACCCTTTTTCAGATTAATTTATAAGAAGGTCTGGTGAAAAAGGAGTCATGATGAAAACACCTAATCTTTTAACTGCCGCTTGTCTTTTTGCATTATGCGGCTATGCTTCTGCATACACTTTAAACGGCACTGTTACCACTAAAGACGGCAAGGCCATTCAAGGGGCCGACGTAAAGCTCGTCAAGAAGAACAAGGCCACCACCACCGACGAACAAGGCAAATTCACCTTCAAGGAAGAATCGGCCCATTTGAACGCGGTTCGTAGCGCCGGTAGCTTTAGCCTTACCAACGGCATCCTGAATTTCTCTCAAAACGGGAACTCCCCGGTACAGGTCAAGGTTTTTGACTTGGTCGGAAACCAGGTATTCGCACAGACCTTGCAGGGTTCCGGATCCATGGACCTGAATTCCGTCATTGAATCTCAAGGCACCTACCTCGCCCGCGTCAAACTCGGCTCTGCCCAAGAAACCATCCGCTTTAACGCCACGGGCAATTATTCGGGTTCTTTCAAGCAAAACAGAAACGCCCTCATGAAAACTGACGGCGTCGATAAGGACACTTTGAGCGTAGCTTTCGAAGGCTACGATACCGTAAAGGTTTACCTCCCGAATCTCGACACCACCGTCTCGATCAAGATGGAAGAAGCGTCGACTGAAGAAACATTCAAGTTCGGTTACGCACTCGGCAACGCGCCGACCCCGAGTAAGGGCTGCGGCAGCAACTCCAAGTTGCAAAAGGTCAAGAGCGTCGAAAACGGCGACCAGTTCCAGATTCGGGTCGGTAGCGATACCCGCGACTACTTTATCACACTCCCCAAGAATTACGACAATACAAAACCGCACAAGGTTCTCTTTGCACTCCACTGCTACGGCAGCCGCGGCGAAGACTTTGTGCATCACAAAGCAGACTACGACCATCCGACACCGTACTATGGCCAGCAGGTGCTCGACAAGAACGGCGACTACATTTTCGTTTCGCTCGACGCCATTGGCGGTGTCTGGACCAAGGGCCAGGGTGACCACGATTTCTTTGCCCAGACGCTCACCACTTTGAACGATAACTACTGCATTGATACTAGCCGCGTGTTCATTACGGGATTCAGTTTCGGCGCCATGTTCAGCTATTCGCTTATGCAGGACATGCAGAGCCGCGTGCGTGCAGCCGCCACTTACGCCGTAGCCGATTACAACATCTGGCTCCCCGAAGGCAACAACATGAAGAACCTGCCGATTGCCTGGATGAACGTCCACGGCGTGAACGATGGTCGCTGCGATTATAACCGCGCGAAGAACAGCGCCCTCCCGCGCATCCTAAAGCGTAACGGCAAGGCAGACGCGAATGGCGACTTCACTGACGCAAGTTCCGAAAAGCCCAAGGAAGTGAGCGGCAACACCGGCCACGTGTGCTACGACTTTACGACCGTCGACGAACGTTTCCCCGTCAAGTGGTGCAGCTGGCCGGGTGACCACCAGTGGACCGCTCACGATACCGGTAATATGGGCGTGGGTTGGAACTGGGAAAGCACCTGGGTTCCCGAAGAAGTCCACAAGTTTTTCGAACAGTTCTAGAATTTCCTATATACACCTCCTAAAACAAGAACCCGCCGAAATTGGCGGGTTCTTGTTTTAATACTCACAGAAAAAAACTTAAATCAGTTTTTCTACTCTGCTGCAGAGGTCTTCGGCTTCAGCCGCAGTCGGAGCTTCGGCGATCACGCGGATCACAGGCTCCGTGTTGCTGGCGCGCACATGCACCCAGGACTTTTCCTTGCCAAGCCACAGGCCATCGCGTTCATCCATGGTCCAGCCAGCAAATTCTGCCTTGACCTTCGGCAAGATGTCTGCGACCTTCTTGTCGCCAAGTTCAAACTTTTTCTTGGGCATGGCGTAAGACGGATTTTCGGCAACGAACTTTTCCGGGCCGCCGTTATGATGTGCCATCCAGCTAAGCACGAGTGCTGCAGCCACCAAGCTATCGCGGCCGTAGTGGAGTGCCGGCAGAATCACACCACCGTTACCTTCACCACCAATGACGCAGCCCTTTTCAATCATCTGCAGACTCACGTTGATTTCGCCGACCTTGGCGCGGCTGAATTCGCAGCCATACTTTTCGGCAACGTCTTCGTTCATGCGACTTGTAGACAAATTAACGCATACACTACCCTTCTTCTGGCTAAGCACTTCTTCAGTTGCAATAGCGAGCGTGTATTCTTCGCCAATGCTCTGGCCAAGGCCATCGACAAGAGCGCAACGGTCAGCATCGGGGTCCACGGCAAAGCCCACGGCGCAACCGTTATCCTTTACAGCCTTGCGCAAGTCGCCCAAGTTCTCGGGAATCGGTTCAGCACCACGCGGGAACGTGCCATCGGGTTCGCAGTGCACGCGCACCACTTCGCAACCGAGCTGTTCCAACAGGCGCGGCACAATGTAGCTGCCCGCACCGTTCACGGCATCCACAGCCACCTTAAAGTGCTTGGCCTTAATGGCTTCCACATCTACAAACGGAATCTTCAAGGTTCCGTCGACATGCACGCCGTCGGCATCCTTCATGAATTCATACTTGCCCATGCCGCGGTAATCCGGATACTGGAAGTTATCGGCATCGGCCAATTCGAACAACTTCTTCACGTCATCGGGACCCAGGAACAGGCCCTTGTTGTTCAAGAACTTGAGGGCGTTCCATTCCAGCGGATTGTGGCTTGCAGTAATGATAATACCCGCATCGGCCTTCAGTTCGGTCGTGAGGATTTCAACGGAAGGAGTCGTCGAAAGACCGACTTCTACAACATCTACACCCGACAGACGACAGATACCTGCGACAAACTGGCTAATGGCGTCGCCCGTCGGGCGGCTATCGCGGCCGATCACCACACGCTTGGCCTTGGTAATCTGCAAAAAGGCACTCACATGGCTCTTAAGAACTTGAGGGGTAAGGGTATCACCCACGATTCCGCGGATACCCGAAATAGAACGCATTAATTTAGACATGAGTTACTCCAATTTTACCAAAAAGATACAAAAATATTATCTATAATTAAAGAGCTATCGGGTTTAATACAATGAATCCTTTATTCAATCTAGAGAGCATCTACGTTGCAAACATCATCGGCATTATCTTGCTAGCCGTCATGATCGTCTGCAATCTCTGGCGTCTGCAAAGTAAGACTCATGCCAACATGAATCTACTGGCCATGATGTTCCTCACCTTGCTCAGTTGCGTTGCCGACCCGATCTCTTACACCATGAAAGGCCTGCCGGGGCTCCTCCCGAAAATCGCCGTCTACGCCACCAGCACCTGGCTCTTTGCAGCCAACATGCTTTCCGTGTTTTGCTGGAACCGGTTCCTCGCCTACTACCTGAACGGCAGCATGTCCAGAAAGAACCGCCGCATGCTGAACGTGACCGTATCCATCGGTTTGCTTCTTCTTGTCATCAACTTCTTCCATCCCATTGTCTTCTCGATCGACGCAGACAATCTTTACTCCCGCGAAAAGTTTTATTTCTTCTTCTTGATCATCGATTACCTTCTTGTCATCAACAGCCTTATCACTTACTACAAGAGCAAGAGAAACGGCGGCATCCTCAAGTTTTTCCCCATTTGGGTGTACATCGTTCCCATCCTTTTAGGCGGAGTCATCCAATCCCTCTTTTACGGCATCTCCGTCGTTCCAACAAGCATCGCCATTTCGATTGCAGGAATTCTCGCAAGCCTGCAAAACGAAATGATCTACCGCGATGCGCTCACAGGCATTTTCAACCGGGCCTATCTGGACTACAAGCTCAATAAATTCGCAAAGCGCCCGAACAAGCAAAGCATCACGGGCCTCATGCTCGACCTGAACGGCTTCAAGAAAATCAACGACGACCTGGGCCACTCCGTCGGTGACGAAGCCTTGATTGCCACGACAAGAATTCTACAAAGGGCCGTAGGCAGCCACGGAATCGTCATCCGCTACGCAGGCGACGAATTTATCGTCCTCATCAATACACAAGACGACTCCGAGACCCAGACCTATATCGACAGAATACAGAAGCTTTTTGAGAAATACAACCAAGATAGCGAAAAGCCTTACAAGCTAACCGCATCTATCGGTTCACACAAGCTAAACCTCAAAGAAGAAAGCGTCGATAGCTTCATCAATACCATCGACTCCCGCATGTACGAGAACAAGAAGGCCTTTTACGCCTCCCATAGGGTTCTAGACCGCAGAAAGCACTAAAAAACTCTCTTTGTATTACACGGTATCACAAGAACGCGGGTTCTTACATATTTATTACCTTTTTTGCGAAAAAGATATTATATTAAGGGTGGGGAATCGTATGGAACCGACTTTTGAACTTACAGCGGTTTACGCAACAAATATATTCGGGATTGTGTTACTTGCCGTTTTAATGGCAGGCAACGTTTGGCGCTTTCGTGAAAGAGGATCCGAGAACGCCTACCTTCAGCTGTTACTCTTCTTCACGTTCTGTACCTGCGTCCTAGACCCCATTGCCTACACTGCAGACGGTCGCCTTGGAACAATCGCCCGCATCGTCGTTTACGGCGGCAACGATCTTCTATACCTCACCAACATGTTCAGCTGCTTTTTCTGGCTTCTATTCCTTGCAGAGCACTTGAACTTCCGTTTTTCGATCGCGCACCGCAACATTCTCGGTTTCATCGTCGTACTCGGGGTAGTCCTTGTCATCATCAACAATTTCGTCCCGATTATTTTTGACATCTCTGCAAACAATGTCTATACCCGCAGATACTTCTGGATCTACACCATTATAGATTACGGGCTCATGCTGGACAGCCTTATCATCTATTTCATTTGCAAGCACAAGGGCGGTCCTCTTAAATCCTTCCCCATCTGGATTTTCTTCGCCCCGATAATTGCAGGCACTGTCGCCCAATCCCTCTTTTACGGGATCTCCGCCATCTCTTCGTGCACGG
This uncultured Fibrobacter sp. DNA region includes the following protein-coding sequences:
- a CDS encoding GGDEF domain-containing protein, yielding MEPTFELTAVYATNIFGIVLLAVLMAGNVWRFRERGSENAYLQLLLFFTFCTCVLDPIAYTADGRLGTIARIVVYGGNDLLYLTNMFSCFFWLLFLAEHLNFRFSIAHRNILGFIVVLGVVLVIINNFVPIIFDISANNVYTRRYFWIYTIIDYGLMLDSLIIYFICKHKGGPLKSFPIWIFFAPIIAGTVAQSLFYGISAISSCTAIAIAGVFSSIHGERVYRDKLTNVYNYAYLANLGRAYKKKKELHVTGILVNINGFKKINHDYGRVIGNKVLVQMTKILNRAVGELGLIIRYSSDEFIAFINTTNEMAVSMCITRIRSSLNELNSFSKSYKLTTCICSQSYDPSKSMDDFIDEITRSMEEEKTSYYTQLQYNRRNGE
- a CDS encoding GGDEF domain-containing protein, producing the protein MNPLFNLESIYVANIIGIILLAVMIVCNLWRLQSKTHANMNLLAMMFLTLLSCVADPISYTMKGLPGLLPKIAVYATSTWLFAANMLSVFCWNRFLAYYLNGSMSRKNRRMLNVTVSIGLLLLVINFFHPIVFSIDADNLYSREKFYFFFLIIDYLLVINSLITYYKSKRNGGILKFFPIWVYIVPILLGGVIQSLFYGISVVPTSIAISIAGILASLQNEMIYRDALTGIFNRAYLDYKLNKFAKRPNKQSITGLMLDLNGFKKINDDLGHSVGDEALIATTRILQRAVGSHGIVIRYAGDEFIVLINTQDDSETQTYIDRIQKLFEKYNQDSEKPYKLTASIGSHKLNLKEESVDSFINTIDSRMYENKKAFYASHRVLDRRKH
- a CDS encoding T9SS type A sorting domain-containing protein, coding for MGKHFSTLLSTALVAALCGTASAYTLNGTVTGKDGKAIQGADVKLIKRNKSTKTDEQGKFTFQEQTIGLAQARSAGGFSVTNGVLNFTQNGSNPVQVKIFDMVGNQVFAQTFQGSGSVDLNSVIEAQGTYLARVKLGSAQETIRFNASGSFSGSAMQKHQALARLSNDQDTLMVAFEGYDTLKSFLPNLDTTVSIKLNEVSSEPTFKFGYAMKNTPTPSKGCGTTSKLQKTKSVENGDRFEMRVGSDNREYFITLPKNYDNKKPYKLLFAMHCMGSNAEDFVHHYADQDHPSPYYGQQKLDTEGNYIFVSPRGDTDGMPWSVSSDKDHKFIDQLLTTLEENYCIDTSRVFMTGFSFGAMVTNSMAQDMQDRLRAVAVYATADYNIYLPKNKGLPIAWMAVHGKNDGTCQYNRARDSALKRILKNNGKADADGNFTDASAEKPKEVGGSGHLCYDFTTVDERFPVKFCSWNGQHQWTAYDNGNWQNTWVPEEVHKFFEQF
- a CDS encoding Hsp20/alpha crystallin family protein, producing the protein MTQFIPSTFYGIQNFLDNLNACNAQNECSYTPKADYYEVDNGFMLEVELPGVKKEDLDIQVEKNIITVKATRNRKESKFTYERSFRLADDIDTENIKVSLENGVLSFALSKKQTAAARKLTID
- a CDS encoding MATE family efflux transporter, which translates into the protein MLIKKTFSGQRFRAMLLTASISVCAEIANVFIDKIIAAQFLGEKALASISFFSPLFSFIFFLNALVAVGSLACYSIELGRMDRDRANRFFGQSVLLAFAVGILMVVLFTFGKGFMFHFMHVDPELLQYVDEFYVWFLGIAFFMPLCNVLQEMIFADGDTRICNASYAVLLVGNVVLSCLFCTRMGMSGIALGTLLSIVLSIAVLCLHFFRKNNSLRFVWHFKIADVGRTFRLSMAEACEYLYFSLLTALLNFYFVEHFAVEKLTVLSIVYEIVEVSVIFNGIWLAAEPLINIYRGERNGKGILQTMKFVNWALLKEGVFFTAFLVIFAPAMAQLFGIHSETLADETVFAIRACAVGLFPLALVKTYASYHVHEQPLLSFLFISLVMFICPFAGVLGIHAFVGEQAMWSAFGVAPYVALGASVAIHLLIHGKRHFPLELEEFSIENYWFMHDMELTPKNLILYRNSISKLLTHRGVSGDIRIKAMLILEELGMVVYERNKGKKVFVEIDVNLKPDNLTLVIKDDGVLMDLTDFEQRVTDLRMYFVNMFMTVQEDKCYLLTSNYNRHVFRFDRNN
- a CDS encoding T9SS type A sorting domain-containing protein, whose protein sequence is MKTPNLLTAACLFALCGYASAYTLNGTVTTKDGKAIQGADVKLVKKNKATTTDEQGKFTFKEESAHLNAVRSAGSFSLTNGILNFSQNGNSPVQVKVFDLVGNQVFAQTLQGSGSMDLNSVIESQGTYLARVKLGSAQETIRFNATGNYSGSFKQNRNALMKTDGVDKDTLSVAFEGYDTVKVYLPNLDTTVSIKMEEASTEETFKFGYALGNAPTPSKGCGSNSKLQKVKSVENGDQFQIRVGSDTRDYFITLPKNYDNTKPHKVLFALHCYGSRGEDFVHHKADYDHPTPYYGQQVLDKNGDYIFVSLDAIGGVWTKGQGDHDFFAQTLTTLNDNYCIDTSRVFITGFSFGAMFSYSLMQDMQSRVRAAATYAVADYNIWLPEGNNMKNLPIAWMNVHGVNDGRCDYNRAKNSALPRILKRNGKADANGDFTDASSEKPKEVSGNTGHVCYDFTTVDERFPVKWCSWPGDHQWTAHDTGNMGVGWNWESTWVPEEVHKFFEQF
- the glmM gene encoding phosphoglucosamine mutase, producing MSKLMRSISGIRGIVGDTLTPQVLKSHVSAFLQITKAKRVVIGRDSRPTGDAISQFVAGICRLSGVDVVEVGLSTTPSVEILTTELKADAGIIITASHNPLEWNALKFLNNKGLFLGPDDVKKLFELADADNFQYPDYRGMGKYEFMKDADGVHVDGTLKIPFVDVEAIKAKHFKVAVDAVNGAGSYIVPRLLEQLGCEVVRVHCEPDGTFPRGAEPIPENLGDLRKAVKDNGCAVGFAVDPDADRCALVDGLGQSIGEEYTLAIATEEVLSQKKGSVCVNLSTSRMNEDVAEKYGCEFSRAKVGEINVSLQMIEKGCVIGGEGNGGVILPALHYGRDSLVAAALVLSWMAHHNGGPEKFVAENPSYAMPKKKFELGDKKVADILPKVKAEFAGWTMDERDGLWLGKEKSWVHVRASNTEPVIRVIAEAPTAAEAEDLCSRVEKLI